A segment of the Xylanivirga thermophila genome:
GTGGTATAGTAACAAACTATACGGTAAATGCTGAAATGGCTACACAATTTTTAACCAGCATACCCATAGATACAAATTTAACGACAGCTGAACTTTCCCTAAGGGATATACCCCCTATTAAAAAGCCCTATCCTCATTACCTAATATGCAGGGTTTACGAACTTAATCAAAAAGCCATACAGGCTACACAATCAATTATTGATTTTAAAGCTCAACTTGAGAGAAATGTTTTAGAATGTAGAGTATTTACCCACCTATACCCAACCCTCTTACATCATGTATTCGAAGAGGCTAAATTTTACTTAAATCTACTTATAATGCTGCATAACAGACTGGACAAGGAATGTATCTATAACATAGTTTATCAGGAGATATTCTGGAATCATATAATGGGTGAACATGCGGAATTTATAAGGGGATTTTTAGACCCTGAGGAAAAGGAACTTTTCCATACTGCAGATGAATTTGCCGAACGATTTGAAAAACTGGTTGAACTGGCAGAAAAGGCGGCAAATGATCCAGAGCTTATCCCCTCCGTTACCAAGGAGAGCCTTGAAAATACCGTAGAACTTAGGGATTTTAAAAAGGACAGCACCGAAGGCATACTCAGTTGCAAGATAAAATCGATAATAATCCCGCTGCTCTCAGATCATGTGCTTAGGGAGGCAAACTATTATATACACATTTTATCTATGCATGATCAATAAAACATTAATTCAAACTATTCTAAATTATAGTACTTTAAAAAACGTTTGCAAGTATGCTTAAGTGGTATTATAATATGAGGTAGAAAATAAATATTACCAAGCTCTAATGCCAAGGATAATATCTAAGGCAGAGGAATATTTGGATTGGGTCGTAAACCATGCCCTTTTTCAAGGATATTCTTCTGTAACCTTGAAAAAGGGCTTTTTTAATGTAAGAAACGAGGTGAATTACACATGAATAGCACCATAAGAGCTGATAGGCTACATATAGGTATCTTTGGAAAGCGAAATGCCGGTAAATCCAGCCTTATAAATGCCATAACAGGACAGGATACCGCATTAGTCTCTAAAATCGCTGGTACCACCACCGATCCCGTCTATAAATCCATGGAAATACCGCCAATCGGCCCCATTGTAATAATAGACACCCCAGGCATAGACGATACTGGGGATTTAGGCAGCATGAGGGTTAAAAAAACAAAAGAAATACTTAGAAAAGTAGATATAGCCATAATAGTGGTATCACATGATGCGCCATGGGATAAAAATGAATATGATCTA
Coding sequences within it:
- a CDS encoding DUF2935 domain-containing protein; this translates as MLSNNDFIEMSLMTHLFFMRIMKEHTIFLEASLTPKDVDLAIQADNAKEQFTDLLMEATALSKGVIQPKGDYTCGIVTNYTVNAEMATQFLTSIPIDTNLTTAELSLRDIPPIKKPYPHYLICRVYELNQKAIQATQSIIDFKAQLERNVLECRVFTHLYPTLLHHVFEEAKFYLNLLIMLHNRLDKECIYNIVYQEIFWNHIMGEHAEFIRGFLDPEEKELFHTADEFAERFEKLVELAEKAANDPELIPSVTKESLENTVELRDFKKDSTEGILSCKIKSIIIPLLSDHVLREANYYIHILSMHDQ